A single genomic interval of Rosistilla ulvae harbors:
- a CDS encoding TMEM43 family protein produces the protein MARKEKSRWGGIVIGPVVMLAAMAALWCNETRYDYYKAAAKTTEVAVPDDAKPGANFSLTGSMDAGLTYPGKYVDSFTGYLTVARSAEIYCWDHDKDDDHDRWSMKWKSSVESNSRNSGVHQQCSSTSLHPPEYRVGELPVDSQLIEFVDGYDPIRPNALTLSPAGTALRLQPQGEYFYLSKNRSGNLGDERVRYTGIPVPALATYFGKSASGRGVADQSHQRTGFINQIIQDSGNLHYIVAGDRPTALASMKSHIQRLKWIVRGIGTAAVVIGMMILCSTFVGFLFHIPVIGSIAETGTFLISLLIGLPLALLTIASGYLASHPFILAAIAIGIVAIIYWIRQRGQASQQILKQDLDQQYGHQLGYEEMKDLEFLELAQLAFSDAKLDAGEAKVLSQWARKQGWDKAKCDAMIKRAKENRATEAAAESNDDHLQNLIRLAMADGSLSNYEIRTIRKVSKQIGYDDQTIREMIDRVRRGIATPTPA, from the coding sequence ATGGCTCGAAAAGAAAAAAGCCGCTGGGGCGGGATTGTGATTGGTCCCGTCGTGATGCTCGCTGCAATGGCGGCACTCTGGTGCAACGAGACAAGATACGACTACTACAAAGCAGCCGCGAAGACCACCGAAGTTGCAGTTCCCGACGATGCGAAACCGGGAGCAAACTTCTCGCTGACGGGATCGATGGATGCTGGATTAACGTACCCCGGAAAATACGTCGATTCGTTCACCGGCTACCTGACCGTCGCGCGAAGCGCTGAAATCTATTGCTGGGACCACGACAAAGACGATGATCACGACCGCTGGTCGATGAAATGGAAGAGTAGCGTCGAGAGCAATTCGCGAAACAGCGGCGTTCATCAGCAATGCTCTTCGACTTCACTGCACCCGCCGGAATATCGAGTTGGTGAGTTGCCAGTCGACAGCCAATTGATCGAATTCGTCGACGGCTACGATCCGATTCGCCCCAACGCCCTTACCCTTTCCCCGGCCGGCACCGCTTTGCGTCTGCAGCCACAAGGCGAATACTTCTACCTGTCGAAGAATCGGTCGGGCAACCTCGGCGATGAACGCGTCCGCTACACGGGAATTCCAGTCCCCGCATTGGCGACCTATTTTGGAAAGTCCGCATCGGGGCGGGGCGTCGCCGACCAATCACACCAACGCACGGGATTTATCAATCAAATCATCCAAGATTCGGGCAACCTCCATTACATCGTGGCGGGGGACCGCCCGACGGCCTTGGCGTCGATGAAGTCCCATATCCAACGGTTGAAATGGATCGTCCGCGGGATCGGTACCGCTGCGGTCGTGATCGGGATGATGATCCTCTGCTCGACTTTCGTCGGCTTCCTGTTCCACATTCCGGTGATCGGTTCGATCGCCGAAACGGGAACGTTCCTGATCTCCCTGCTGATCGGCCTTCCGCTGGCACTGCTTACGATCGCCAGCGGTTACCTTGCATCTCATCCTTTCATATTGGCAGCGATCGCGATCGGAATCGTGGCGATCATCTATTGGATTCGCCAACGAGGCCAAGCCTCACAACAAATCCTCAAGCAGGACCTGGACCAACAATACGGCCATCAGCTTGGGTATGAAGAGATGAAAGATCTGGAGTTTTTGGAACTGGCGCAGCTGGCATTTTCGGACGCCAAGCTCGACGCCGGCGAAGCAAAAGTGCTATCGCAGTGGGCTCGCAAACAGGGCTGGGACAAAGCGAAATGCGATGCGATGATTAAGCGTGCCAAGGAGAATCGAGCGACCGAAGCGGCGGCCGAATCGAACGACGATCACTTGCAAAACCTGATTCGCTTGGCAATGGCCGACGGCTCGCTCTCCAACTATGAAATTCGCACGATCCGGAAGGTCAGCAAACAGATCGGTTACGACGATCAGACGATTCGCGAAATGATCGACCGCGTCCGACGCGGGATCGCCACACCAACACCTGCCTGA
- a CDS encoding vacuolar protein sorting-associated family 26 protein, which translates to MAKCSLAIELDEPDRLYTSNDRIRGSVVVRADDDVQCKALQVRSGWATHGRGNIDSHDLHSEVLFQGQWRSGEEHRYRFDLPVSAWPPTYHGRFLSVDHYVHATADIPWAFDPKESRPYQVVSSKAPEAGVAEKATASPLVGGVVKFVFIGVALFMLLNPMLWIFGIPIAIGYGIWWFLKKYLPKKLLGQVEYTLNQESFQPGETLRATLRVHPTKDIAINSVIWSVTGTEVCVSGSGSNRRTHRHELFRGGKFVDELRILPGNKETLIPLELQLPDKPCFTMSLGSNQILWETKIRIDIPRWPDWNHSLAMQLAPSKEIVEAATVETIASGRGVSKPPTPAAGEEPDVTFAATLEMIQSVIGDDRQVDRIVDAVRELPMQLNLIPQRRELYSSSSKDHAYSDGHVVIGQTIDPVMPVTMFIPRSLADEFDQATDRPWSGEGSIVGYDHRQNRLQLRIEP; encoded by the coding sequence ATGGCAAAATGCAGCTTGGCAATCGAACTCGACGAACCCGACCGCCTCTACACATCTAACGACCGAATTCGCGGCAGCGTCGTCGTTCGCGCCGATGACGATGTCCAATGCAAAGCGCTCCAGGTTCGCAGCGGCTGGGCGACCCACGGCCGAGGCAACATCGATTCGCACGATCTACACTCCGAGGTGCTGTTCCAAGGGCAATGGCGCAGCGGCGAAGAACATCGCTACCGCTTCGACCTGCCCGTCTCGGCATGGCCACCAACCTATCACGGCAGGTTTCTGAGCGTCGACCACTACGTCCACGCAACCGCCGATATCCCTTGGGCATTCGACCCAAAGGAATCGCGGCCGTATCAAGTCGTCAGCTCCAAAGCCCCCGAGGCGGGAGTTGCGGAAAAGGCGACAGCCAGCCCGCTCGTTGGGGGGGTCGTGAAATTCGTTTTCATCGGCGTCGCGTTGTTCATGCTGCTCAACCCAATGCTCTGGATCTTTGGAATCCCCATTGCAATCGGCTACGGCATCTGGTGGTTCCTTAAAAAGTACCTGCCAAAAAAACTATTGGGACAAGTCGAATACACGCTCAATCAGGAAAGCTTTCAGCCTGGGGAAACGCTTCGAGCGACGCTTCGCGTTCATCCCACGAAAGACATCGCGATCAATTCGGTGATCTGGTCGGTGACCGGTACCGAGGTCTGCGTCTCGGGCTCGGGAAGCAATCGGCGGACGCATCGCCACGAACTATTCCGCGGCGGAAAGTTTGTCGACGAGCTTCGCATCCTGCCCGGGAACAAGGAAACGCTGATCCCGCTGGAGCTTCAACTGCCCGATAAGCCTTGTTTTACGATGAGTCTCGGCTCGAATCAGATTCTTTGGGAAACGAAGATTCGCATCGATATCCCGCGTTGGCCCGACTGGAACCATTCGCTGGCGATGCAACTGGCGCCGTCGAAAGAAATTGTTGAAGCAGCTACCGTCGAAACGATCGCTAGCGGCCGGGGCGTCTCGAAACCGCCGACCCCGGCGGCTGGCGAAGAACCCGACGTGACCTTCGCAGCAACGCTGGAGATGATTCAATCGGTGATCGGCGACGATAGGCAAGTCGACCGAATCGTCGATGCCGTTCGCGAATTGCCGATGCAGTTGAACCTGATTCCGCAACGTCGGGAACTCTACAGCAGTAGCAGCAAAGATCACGCCTACTCCGATGGACACGTTGTGATCGGGCAAACGATCGACCCCGTGATGCCGGTCACGATGTTCATCCCGCGTTCCTTGGCGGATGAATTCGACCAAGCGACCGATCGCCCGTGGAGCGGGGAAGGAAGTATTGTCGGATACGATCATCGGCAAAACCGCTTGCAATTGCGTATTGAACCCTAG
- the surE gene encoding 5'/3'-nucleotidase SurE: MRIMLTNDDGIFAPGLEAMEREFTPLGDVQTCAPTTEQSGVGHSITYLTPLTYKEVFRENDRLAFAVDGSPADCVKLGISELCEHRPDVVISGINSGLNAGINVLYSGTVAAAIEAAFFGVTSFAVSLEYDPHADYRRAAEIAREIVMKIIARDEAKAGLFNINIPTAATRQPAEVRVVPMGIGHYGSQYIKRQDPNNRDYYWATVDPAPAPTDHNTDLNALAEGFVTVSPLKFDLTRQELLSPMKTWEL, translated from the coding sequence ATGCGTATTATGTTAACAAACGATGATGGAATCTTCGCGCCGGGGCTGGAGGCGATGGAACGAGAGTTCACGCCGCTGGGCGATGTCCAAACCTGCGCCCCGACAACCGAGCAGAGCGGCGTCGGGCATTCGATCACCTACCTGACTCCGCTGACCTATAAAGAAGTCTTCCGCGAAAACGATCGACTGGCATTTGCTGTCGACGGATCGCCAGCGGATTGCGTCAAACTGGGTATTTCCGAACTCTGCGAACATCGCCCCGACGTGGTGATCAGCGGCATCAACAGCGGGCTGAACGCTGGCATCAACGTCCTCTATTCGGGAACGGTTGCCGCCGCGATCGAAGCTGCTTTTTTTGGCGTCACCAGCTTCGCCGTTTCGCTCGAATACGATCCCCACGCCGATTATCGCCGAGCCGCCGAGATCGCTCGCGAGATCGTGATGAAGATCATCGCCCGCGACGAAGCGAAAGCGGGCCTGTTCAACATCAACATCCCGACCGCCGCGACGCGTCAGCCGGCGGAAGTGCGTGTCGTCCCGATGGGCATCGGACACTACGGCAGCCAGTACATCAAACGCCAGGATCCCAACAACCGAGACTACTACTGGGCGACTGTCGATCCAGCTCCCGCGCCGACCGACCACAACACCGACCTCAACGCGTTGGCGGAAGGTTTTGTTACGGTCTCTCCGCTAAAGTTCGACCTGACGCGTCAGGAACTGCTGTCGCCAATGAAGACATGGGAACTGTAG
- a CDS encoding acetate--CoA ligase family protein, translated as MSIRCAERVPVAKQIALISESAVLCDSLVDRARQRSVGLSHVVSVDKVLGATLADFLLRIAADPETDAIGICVDSIDDVEALIEAAGECCGRKPIVIYTPRTFESSARNILREGGWLDRDRMDDALFRKCGMVRVAAPDDVVDAAAFLSRKPRVSGARVAIIANASGIGRVAVEAMQDRRSVLAELEPCTIESLKRLLPEHGEIASPFDGTGCSASQRFADAVGCVLEDGNADVVLVLWSPPASTELREAATLWIDRCRDSTKLVLAVVMGEAGATAVEPLLQAAGIASFRSPQQAIMALDYLLQQRGHREYLDQPARSYQLRSDCSPLIVQQTLSDAVRDSIETMAEDASKRVLSAYGIPVAESLRAGSIDEAVACAEVLRYPVVLKIVSQQIAHKTDVGGVALHLHDASEVRAAFCGLMRSARQHAPDAIVPGVTVQPMIDSRDAFELIVGGFRDPAMGPMLMLATGGIAGEALHDTVFELPPWNTPVARGMIRSLKIWPLMQGVRNRAAIDVDSLVDVMLRTAQMLTDCPEIRQLTMNPLLVSPHGAVALDARIHVRRVA; from the coding sequence ATGAGTATTCGTTGTGCAGAGAGAGTGCCGGTCGCGAAACAGATCGCGTTGATCTCGGAGTCCGCTGTTTTGTGCGATAGCTTGGTCGATCGGGCCAGGCAGCGATCGGTCGGTCTGTCGCACGTCGTGTCGGTCGACAAAGTGTTGGGGGCGACGCTTGCCGATTTTCTCCTCCGCATCGCAGCGGATCCAGAGACCGATGCGATTGGGATCTGCGTCGATTCGATCGACGATGTCGAGGCGTTGATCGAAGCGGCCGGTGAATGTTGTGGTCGCAAGCCGATCGTGATCTACACGCCGAGAACCTTTGAATCGTCGGCACGCAACATTCTGCGTGAAGGCGGCTGGTTGGATCGCGACCGCATGGATGACGCTCTCTTCCGCAAGTGTGGCATGGTACGAGTTGCGGCGCCGGACGATGTTGTTGATGCCGCTGCCTTTCTATCGCGAAAGCCACGCGTGTCAGGGGCTCGCGTTGCGATCATTGCCAATGCCAGCGGGATCGGTCGGGTTGCTGTCGAAGCGATGCAAGATCGCCGCAGCGTGTTGGCGGAATTGGAGCCGTGCACCATCGAATCGCTAAAACGTTTGCTGCCCGAGCACGGCGAGATCGCAAGCCCGTTCGATGGCACTGGCTGTTCCGCCTCGCAACGGTTTGCCGATGCCGTCGGTTGCGTCTTGGAAGACGGCAACGCGGATGTGGTGCTTGTGCTCTGGAGTCCGCCGGCGTCAACTGAACTTCGCGAAGCGGCGACGCTTTGGATCGATCGTTGCCGCGATTCGACGAAGCTGGTGTTGGCGGTGGTGATGGGAGAGGCTGGGGCGACGGCGGTTGAGCCGTTGTTGCAAGCTGCGGGCATCGCAAGCTTTCGATCGCCGCAACAAGCGATCATGGCACTCGATTATCTATTGCAACAGCGAGGCCACCGCGAGTATTTGGATCAACCGGCCCGCAGCTATCAGCTGCGTAGCGATTGCAGTCCGTTGATCGTGCAACAAACGCTATCCGACGCGGTCCGAGATTCGATCGAAACGATGGCCGAAGATGCATCGAAGCGGGTGCTGAGCGCTTACGGCATTCCGGTCGCTGAATCGCTGCGGGCGGGGAGTATCGATGAAGCAGTCGCTTGTGCCGAAGTGCTCCGTTATCCGGTGGTGTTGAAGATCGTCTCGCAGCAGATCGCACACAAGACCGATGTCGGTGGCGTGGCATTGCATCTGCATGACGCATCGGAAGTCCGAGCTGCGTTTTGCGGATTAATGCGTTCGGCGCGGCAACACGCTCCCGATGCGATCGTGCCGGGCGTGACGGTCCAGCCGATGATCGATTCACGCGATGCGTTTGAATTGATTGTGGGCGGCTTCCGCGATCCGGCAATGGGACCGATGTTGATGTTGGCGACCGGCGGGATCGCTGGCGAAGCATTGCACGATACGGTCTTTGAGTTGCCGCCGTGGAACACTCCGGTCGCCCGCGGGATGATTCGCTCGTTGAAGATCTGGCCGTTGATGCAAGGCGTTCGCAATCGCGCGGCGATCGATGTCGATTCGCTTGTCGACGTGATGTTGCGGACGGCGCAGATGCTCACCGATTGCCCGGAAATTCGACAGCTGACGATGAACCCTTTGCTCGTCTCGCCACACGGCGCCGTCGCGTTGGACGCGCGGATTCATGTCCGCCGCGTTGCCTAA
- a CDS encoding outer membrane protein assembly factor BamB family protein, with product MCIQQSLSIEAASPRPPRGIKTWPASAWMAIVLVLAFTPSLRAGDWPQILGPERNGIASDAGEGLWQQTPRVAWQIPCGSGYSGVAVVDGKVYLWHRVDDQERLDCCRLSDGQQLWQAEFPATYGGGFNNDRGPRCVPVVDRGTVYVYGAAGDLHAVAASDGKPIWSRALRHDYAAEDGYFGAGSTPIVSGDTVVVAVGGDDGHGIVGLNRNSGKTVWAATDLTADYASPIAFDATTVIVPMRFQTVVLNAADGEIVFEIPFGQRGLNVIGATPTRVGERLLLSASYRIGAELVDLSKRPPEIVWSGDDILSSQYNSGIVRDGYVYGIHGREDMGAATLRCIELATGKVQWSEEDYGVAHLIGVGDRLIAQRTDGTLELFAADRSKFQSLGKMELPPGTYRALPALSGGKLVCRMSDGEQSKLLAVDLTAAGADQK from the coding sequence ATGTGCATTCAACAATCCCTTTCGATCGAAGCCGCCAGTCCTCGGCCGCCGCGAGGTATCAAAACTTGGCCGGCCTCGGCGTGGATGGCTATCGTCTTGGTCCTCGCCTTCACACCGTCGCTTCGCGCCGGCGATTGGCCGCAGATTCTTGGTCCCGAACGCAATGGGATCGCCAGCGATGCGGGGGAGGGATTGTGGCAACAGACGCCTCGGGTCGCCTGGCAGATTCCGTGTGGATCGGGATATTCCGGAGTGGCGGTTGTCGATGGGAAGGTTTATTTGTGGCACCGAGTCGATGACCAAGAGCGACTCGATTGTTGTCGATTGAGCGACGGCCAGCAGCTGTGGCAGGCGGAGTTTCCGGCAACCTACGGCGGTGGATTTAACAACGATCGCGGCCCGCGATGCGTGCCGGTGGTCGATCGCGGAACTGTGTATGTCTACGGTGCAGCGGGAGATCTGCACGCCGTCGCCGCATCGGATGGCAAGCCGATCTGGTCGCGAGCGCTGCGACACGACTATGCCGCCGAAGACGGCTACTTTGGCGCCGGCAGCACGCCGATTGTCAGCGGCGATACGGTTGTCGTGGCGGTTGGTGGCGATGATGGCCATGGAATTGTGGGCTTGAATCGCAATTCGGGCAAAACCGTTTGGGCGGCAACCGATCTGACAGCCGACTACGCCTCGCCGATCGCTTTCGACGCAACGACAGTGATCGTGCCGATGCGTTTCCAAACCGTGGTGCTGAACGCGGCCGATGGCGAGATCGTTTTTGAGATTCCGTTTGGTCAGCGCGGTCTGAACGTGATTGGTGCGACGCCAACTCGGGTGGGGGAGCGGTTGCTGTTGAGTGCCAGTTATCGGATCGGAGCGGAATTGGTCGATCTGTCGAAACGGCCGCCGGAGATCGTGTGGAGCGGCGATGATATTCTCAGCAGCCAATACAATTCGGGAATCGTCCGCGACGGCTACGTCTACGGAATCCATGGACGCGAGGATATGGGGGCGGCGACGTTGCGGTGCATCGAACTGGCGACCGGCAAGGTCCAGTGGTCCGAGGAGGATTATGGCGTGGCGCATTTGATCGGCGTTGGCGATCGGTTGATCGCGCAGCGGACCGACGGGACGCTGGAGTTGTTTGCCGCGGATCGGTCGAAGTTCCAATCGCTCGGAAAGATGGAACTGCCGCCGGGAACCTACCGTGCCTTGCCGGCACTGTCGGGCGGCAAGTTGGTCTGCCGGATGAGCGATGGCGAGCAGAGCAAGTTACTTGCTGTCGATCTGACTGCCGCAGGGGCCGATCAGAAATAA
- a CDS encoding prolipoprotein diacylglyceryl transferase, with translation MYRTLFFIPHEFAGIPLFGFGWLLGAIVLYAIAITIFSSRDPNRRSELFSTLGMCAIAAVVVAVVFPNVEIRNQAGEPMGMAIRGYGVMMLLGVSAAVGLAIVRARKYGLGSETIMAAAPWLFVLGILGARAFYVIEYRDRFEHESVLQMLRSIVDFTRGGIVVYGSLIGGFVGLVLFCRRHSLPFFRMADIIIPCVFIGLFFGRMGCVMNGCCYGGRCEPSAYSMQFPKGSPVYEDQARSGDLLGLVVDWGDSDKSDSARLGKIVEVVPASLAAEAGVEPGGEVRIQLERPAPEDTDLTLPIDDTSGLGIAMFVDGKTYRWKADQLPQRANSVAPAQLYSSVLGLAMAVMLMVISPWIRREGALMGIGFAGYAVVRFGLESIRSDEPGQFGTGLTISQWVSIFVFVGSIGLLIYLYRRPLKTADPATVTASP, from the coding sequence ATGTATCGTACGCTCTTTTTCATCCCTCACGAATTTGCTGGCATTCCACTGTTTGGCTTTGGCTGGTTGTTGGGAGCGATCGTGTTGTATGCGATCGCAATCACCATCTTTTCCAGCCGCGATCCGAACCGTCGTTCGGAACTGTTCAGCACGTTGGGGATGTGCGCGATCGCGGCGGTTGTCGTCGCGGTGGTCTTTCCCAATGTCGAGATCCGCAACCAGGCGGGCGAACCGATGGGGATGGCGATCCGCGGATATGGGGTGATGATGCTGTTGGGCGTTAGTGCGGCGGTCGGTTTGGCGATCGTTCGCGCCCGCAAATACGGTTTAGGATCCGAGACGATTATGGCGGCCGCGCCGTGGTTGTTTGTGTTGGGAATCTTGGGAGCACGTGCGTTTTATGTCATCGAGTATCGCGACCGGTTCGAGCACGAGAGCGTGCTGCAGATGTTGCGATCGATCGTCGATTTCACGCGCGGTGGGATCGTGGTTTACGGTTCCTTGATCGGCGGGTTTGTTGGGCTGGTCCTGTTTTGTCGTCGCCATAGTCTGCCGTTCTTTCGGATGGCCGACATCATCATTCCGTGCGTCTTTATCGGTCTGTTCTTCGGCCGCATGGGATGTGTCATGAATGGGTGTTGTTATGGCGGACGCTGCGAACCAAGTGCTTATTCGATGCAGTTCCCCAAGGGGAGTCCTGTCTACGAGGATCAGGCGCGCTCGGGCGATCTGTTGGGGCTGGTCGTCGATTGGGGAGATAGCGACAAATCGGATTCCGCGCGGCTCGGGAAGATCGTCGAAGTTGTGCCGGCGTCGCTGGCTGCGGAAGCGGGAGTGGAACCGGGCGGTGAGGTGCGGATTCAATTGGAACGCCCCGCTCCCGAGGATACCGATCTGACACTGCCGATCGACGATACAAGCGGCCTTGGGATCGCGATGTTTGTCGATGGCAAAACCTATCGATGGAAGGCTGACCAATTGCCGCAGCGTGCGAACAGCGTCGCTCCGGCTCAGCTGTACAGCAGTGTGCTTGGGCTGGCGATGGCGGTGATGTTGATGGTGATCTCACCTTGGATTCGGCGCGAAGGGGCGTTGATGGGGATCGGTTTCGCCGGGTATGCCGTCGTCCGCTTTGGGCTCGAATCGATCCGGTCGGATGAACCGGGCCAGTTTGGAACGGGGCTGACGATCTCGCAGTGGGTCAGCATCTTCGTTTTCGTGGGGTCGATCGGGCTGTTGATTTATCTATACCGACGACCGCTGAAAACGGCTGACCCCGCGACGGTCACCGCTTCGCCGTAA
- a CDS encoding GntP family permease, giving the protein MIHPLIVMAIGIALVIGLIMWLRVNAFIALLIAAISVSLLTLEPVPQPTGAGDSTSQSVGYRLAGDAMSRVTAAFGETCGNIAIVIALAAVIGTCMMDSGAADRIVRAFMSMLGEKRAPWALMGSGYVLAIPVFFDTVFYLLVPLARSFYRRTGGAYLKCILAISAGGAITHTLVPPTPGPLTMAANLGIDMGTMILIGAMVALPAAIAGILVAGLLDRMFDIPMREVAGHEEPEPLADDQLPSLFASLLPVLLPVVMIALHTVASTLSSRELLTKAEVEAVAQGTTLDAQVAAIQAEAELAGKNVSKDEVLKQVKAETLAEYGAPGFFTNASRVTNVVGNPAFALLISTIIAMGVYIRQRTPSRQDVAKMVELSLMSGGVIILITAAGSAFGAMLKQGGVGDSIRQIAENTFGDTSPGTVMLFLGFGLASLLKIAQGSSTAAMIIVSGMMAGIIDGTELPYGTVYIATAIGAGSLVGSWMNDSGFWIFAKMGGLTEGEALKTWTPLLAVLGIVGMAATLVLSRIMP; this is encoded by the coding sequence ATGATTCATCCGTTGATTGTGATGGCGATCGGCATTGCGCTGGTCATTGGTTTGATCATGTGGCTGCGCGTCAATGCGTTTATCGCGTTGTTGATCGCTGCGATCAGTGTCAGTTTGTTGACGCTGGAACCGGTGCCGCAGCCCACCGGGGCTGGTGATTCGACATCGCAGAGCGTCGGATATCGATTGGCTGGCGATGCGATGTCGCGGGTGACAGCTGCCTTTGGTGAAACATGTGGCAACATCGCGATCGTGATCGCATTGGCGGCGGTGATCGGAACCTGCATGATGGACAGCGGTGCGGCGGACAGGATTGTTCGCGCGTTCATGTCGATGCTTGGGGAAAAGCGAGCTCCGTGGGCGTTGATGGGCAGCGGTTATGTGTTGGCGATACCGGTCTTCTTCGATACGGTTTTCTATCTGCTGGTGCCACTGGCGCGATCGTTTTATCGACGAACTGGCGGAGCCTATCTGAAGTGCATTTTGGCGATCAGTGCCGGCGGAGCGATCACGCATACGTTGGTCCCGCCGACTCCCGGTCCGTTGACGATGGCTGCGAATCTGGGCATCGATATGGGGACGATGATTTTGATCGGTGCGATGGTTGCCTTGCCCGCAGCGATTGCAGGCATCTTGGTCGCGGGGCTGTTGGACCGCATGTTCGATATCCCAATGCGGGAGGTCGCTGGTCATGAAGAGCCCGAGCCGCTGGCCGACGACCAATTGCCAAGCTTGTTCGCGTCGCTGTTGCCCGTGCTGTTGCCGGTGGTGATGATCGCGCTGCATACCGTTGCCAGCACCCTTTCATCGCGAGAATTGCTCACCAAAGCCGAGGTCGAAGCTGTTGCTCAAGGGACTACCTTGGATGCTCAGGTCGCAGCGATCCAGGCGGAAGCGGAACTGGCCGGAAAGAATGTATCGAAGGATGAGGTTCTGAAGCAGGTCAAAGCCGAAACCTTGGCCGAGTACGGAGCGCCCGGGTTCTTCACCAACGCAAGTCGTGTGACCAACGTGGTTGGTAATCCAGCCTTCGCGCTGCTGATTTCTACGATCATCGCGATGGGAGTTTATATCCGGCAGCGGACGCCCAGCAGGCAGGATGTTGCCAAGATGGTGGAGCTGTCGTTGATGAGCGGCGGGGTGATCATCTTGATCACGGCGGCAGGCTCTGCGTTTGGAGCGATGTTGAAGCAGGGAGGTGTTGGCGATTCGATTCGACAGATCGCCGAAAACACCTTTGGCGACACGAGCCCCGGCACGGTGATGCTGTTCCTGGGCTTCGGTTTGGCGTCGCTGCTGAAGATCGCTCAAGGTTCCAGCACCGCGGCGATGATCATCGTCTCGGGGATGATGGCGGGGATCATCGATGGGACCGAGCTGCCTTATGGTACCGTTTATATCGCAACCGCGATCGGTGCGGGTTCGCTGGTCGGATCTTGGATGAACGACAGCGGTTTTTGGATCTTTGCCAAGATGGGCGGCTTGACCGAAGGGGAAGCCCTGAAAACCTGGACTCCGTTGTTGGCGGTGCTGGGAATCGTCGGCATGGCTGCGACGCTGGTCCTTTCGCGAATCATGCCGTAG
- a CDS encoding Rpn family recombination-promoting nuclease/putative transposase translates to MPLGIRPLVDFAFKKIFGSPENTSALIGLLNAVLKLQSPIREVTILNPFSYQEFEDAKQIVLDVRARDQSDRWLNIEMQVSIASGLLKRLTYYACSMYVDQLQSGDNYSNLNPAISICLLNKNLFTDSPQPHHRFQMLDRSSGRQLTDAIEVHTVELLKYNLEEASIATASRIEQWVFFLLRAHEFDEKRLRELLPAIEFQQAIATVATISEKTEDRSMYDQREKALRDHEWRLAAAREEGEKIGEARGEARGVVLGRIQILQGILSMTVSSEAALRDAMTEELIEIEADLQRIARARGQA, encoded by the coding sequence ATGCCGCTGGGCATCCGTCCGCTCGTCGATTTCGCCTTCAAGAAGATTTTCGGGAGTCCCGAGAACACTTCGGCGTTGATCGGTCTGTTGAATGCAGTGTTGAAGCTGCAGTCGCCGATTCGGGAAGTCACGATCCTGAATCCGTTCAGCTACCAAGAGTTTGAAGACGCCAAGCAGATCGTGCTGGACGTCCGCGCCCGCGATCAGAGCGACCGCTGGCTGAACATCGAGATGCAAGTTTCCATCGCAAGCGGTCTGCTGAAACGCTTGACTTATTACGCCTGTTCGATGTACGTCGATCAATTGCAATCCGGCGACAATTATTCAAATCTGAACCCAGCGATCTCCATCTGTTTGCTGAACAAGAACCTGTTTACCGATTCGCCTCAGCCACACCATCGGTTTCAGATGCTCGATCGCTCCAGCGGTCGCCAGCTGACCGATGCGATCGAAGTACACACTGTTGAACTTCTGAAGTACAATTTAGAGGAAGCTTCGATAGCGACGGCGAGCCGCATCGAGCAATGGGTTTTCTTTTTGCTGAGGGCTCACGAGTTCGACGAAAAACGTTTGCGTGAACTGTTACCAGCGATCGAGTTCCAGCAGGCGATCGCAACCGTGGCAACTATCTCTGAAAAGACCGAGGACCGATCGATGTACGATCAACGTGAAAAAGCGCTCCGCGATCACGAATGGCGACTAGCCGCCGCGCGTGAGGAAGGCGAGAAAATCGGCGAAGCGAGAGGAGAGGCCCGCGGCGTGGTTTTGGGCCGGATTCAGATTTTGCAAGGCATCCTGTCGATGACGGTTTCCAGCGAAGCAGCGTTGCGCGACGCGATGACCGAAGAATTGATCGAGATCGAAGCCGACCTGCAGCGAATCGCCCGCGCACGCGGCCAAGCATAA